A window from Leifsonia shinshuensis encodes these proteins:
- a CDS encoding biotin carboxylase N-terminal domain-containing protein, which yields MPRITKVLIANRGEIAVRVIRAAKDSGIASVAVYADQDRDALHVRLADEAYALDGSTSAETYLVIDKILSVARRSGADAVHPGYGFLAENADFARAVIAAGLTWIGPSPEAIERLGDKVSARHVAEKVGAPLAPGTLNPVADAAEVLDFVDVYGLPVAIKAAFGGGGRGLKVARTREEVGELFESATREAIAAFGRGECFVEKYLDEPRHVETQCLADAYGNVVVVSTRDCSLQRRHQKLVEEAPAPFLTPEQTEKLYSSSKAILKEVGYQGAGTCEFLIGKDGTVSFLEVNTRLQVEHCVSEEVTGIDLVREQFRLAEGGELDYDDPAPRGHSFEFRINGEDAGRGFIPSPGPVHIFKAPAGPGVRVDSGIQAGDVISGAFDSMLAKLIVTGSSREEALERSRRALDEFEVAGLPTVLPFHRAIVRDPAFAPQDGEPFSVYTRWIETEWNNTIEPWSGELGDQPAAERRSNVVVEVEGKRIEVSLPAKLLSGGGAGEPAAAPAPRRRGGAHAVETATGDSVTAPMQATVVKVAVADGDPVVKGDLVLVLEAMKMEQPLTAHKDGTVSGINASVGETVSSGHLLLNIV from the coding sequence GTGCCCCGTATCACCAAGGTTCTGATCGCCAACCGCGGCGAGATCGCCGTCCGCGTCATCCGTGCAGCGAAGGACAGCGGCATCGCCTCCGTCGCCGTCTACGCCGACCAGGACCGGGATGCGCTCCACGTCCGGCTCGCGGACGAGGCGTACGCGCTCGACGGCTCGACCAGCGCGGAGACGTACCTGGTCATCGACAAGATCCTGTCGGTCGCGCGCCGTTCCGGCGCCGATGCGGTCCACCCCGGCTACGGCTTCCTGGCCGAGAACGCCGACTTCGCCCGCGCCGTGATCGCGGCGGGTCTCACCTGGATCGGCCCGTCCCCCGAGGCGATCGAGCGCCTGGGCGACAAGGTCTCGGCGCGCCACGTCGCCGAGAAGGTCGGTGCTCCGCTCGCCCCCGGCACCCTCAACCCGGTGGCGGACGCCGCCGAGGTGCTCGACTTCGTCGACGTCTACGGCCTGCCCGTCGCCATCAAGGCGGCCTTCGGCGGCGGCGGACGTGGCCTCAAGGTGGCCAGAACCCGCGAGGAGGTCGGCGAGCTCTTCGAGTCGGCCACCCGCGAGGCGATCGCGGCCTTCGGCCGCGGCGAGTGCTTCGTCGAGAAGTACCTCGATGAGCCGCGTCACGTGGAGACGCAGTGCCTCGCGGACGCCTACGGCAACGTCGTCGTGGTGTCCACGCGCGACTGCTCGCTGCAGCGCCGCCACCAGAAGCTCGTCGAGGAGGCGCCCGCGCCGTTCCTCACGCCCGAGCAGACCGAGAAGCTCTACTCGTCGTCCAAGGCCATCCTCAAGGAGGTCGGCTACCAGGGCGCCGGAACCTGCGAGTTCCTCATCGGCAAGGACGGCACGGTGTCGTTCCTGGAGGTCAACACGCGCCTCCAGGTCGAGCACTGCGTCTCCGAGGAGGTCACCGGCATCGACCTGGTGCGCGAGCAGTTCCGGCTCGCCGAGGGCGGCGAGCTCGACTACGACGACCCCGCCCCGCGCGGCCACTCGTTCGAGTTCCGCATCAACGGCGAGGATGCCGGCCGCGGTTTCATCCCGTCGCCCGGCCCGGTGCACATCTTCAAGGCCCCCGCGGGCCCCGGTGTCCGCGTCGACAGCGGCATCCAGGCGGGCGACGTCATCAGCGGCGCGTTCGACTCGATGCTCGCCAAGCTGATCGTGACCGGCTCCAGCCGCGAGGAGGCGCTCGAGCGCTCCCGCCGCGCCCTCGACGAGTTCGAGGTCGCCGGGCTCCCCACCGTGCTCCCCTTCCACCGCGCCATCGTCCGCGACCCCGCCTTCGCTCCGCAGGACGGCGAGCCGTTCTCGGTGTACACGCGCTGGATCGAGACCGAGTGGAACAACACGATCGAGCCGTGGTCCGGCGAACTGGGCGACCAGCCCGCCGCCGAGCGCCGCAGCAACGTGGTCGTCGAGGTCGAGGGCAAGCGCATCGAGGTCTCTCTGCCCGCCAAGCTGCTCAGCGGCGGCGGCGCCGGTGAGCCGGCCGCGGCCCCCGCTCCCCGCCGTCGCGGCGGCGCGCACGCCGTCGAGACCGCGACCGGCGACTCCGTCACCGCCCCGATGCAGGCGACCGTGGTCAAGGTCGCGGTGGCCGACGGCGACCCGGTGGTGAAGGGCGACCTCGTGCTGGTCCTCGAGGCGATGAAGATGGAGCAGCCGCTCACCGCCCACAAGGACGGCACGGTCTCCGGCATCAACGCGTCGGTCGGCGAGACGGTCTCGTCCGGTCACCTGCTGCTCAACATCGTCTGA
- a CDS encoding Maf family protein has translation MRLYLASTSPARLALLRAAGIEPVVVPSHVDEPAAVAAAEAEHGPLSADAMVQLLARLKAEAVRGTLDGEPIDGLILGGDSAFAIDGAIHGKPHLPEVARDRWRQQRGRTGVLHSGHWLIDHRDGRENAAAGAVARASVTFADVTDAEIDAYVASGEPLEVAGAFTIDSLGGPFITSVEGDPSTVVGLSLSTLRELVIRLGAEWTSLWTPAR, from the coding sequence ATGCGCCTCTACCTCGCCTCCACCTCCCCCGCCCGTCTCGCGCTGCTGCGGGCGGCCGGCATCGAGCCGGTCGTGGTGCCGTCGCACGTCGACGAGCCCGCCGCGGTCGCGGCCGCGGAGGCGGAGCACGGGCCCCTGAGCGCCGACGCGATGGTGCAGCTGCTCGCGCGGCTGAAGGCGGAGGCGGTACGCGGCACGCTCGACGGCGAGCCCATCGACGGCCTCATCCTCGGCGGCGACTCGGCCTTCGCCATCGACGGCGCCATCCACGGCAAACCGCACCTGCCGGAGGTCGCGCGCGACCGCTGGCGGCAGCAGCGCGGCCGCACCGGCGTGCTGCACTCCGGGCACTGGCTGATCGACCACCGCGACGGCCGGGAGAACGCGGCCGCCGGAGCGGTGGCGCGCGCCTCGGTGACGTTCGCCGACGTGACCGACGCCGAGATCGATGCGTACGTCGCGAGCGGCGAGCCGCTCGAGGTGGCCGGCGCGTTCACCATCGACAGCCTGGGTGGTCCGTTCATCACGAGCGTCGAAGGCGACCCGAGCACCGTGGTCGGGCTGTCGCTGTCCACCCTGCGCGAGCTGGTCATCCGCCTCGGAGCGGAGTGGACCTCGCTCTGGACGCCCGCCCGCTGA